The DNA window atggaggctttccaatggaagggtgccacgtatcattcttgaagattcgactgttagctcctgctcagtatttaatcgatccttagagcaacggacgaagcaccggATCTTGCATTaaccaatcttacgaacaagcattctgattttgcagagagagactactcaatcactTTGCTTACTGAAGTTATTTTGTGAAgattctttctgattgtactgtgtgtgaatcgagagagatagctagaatcaaaacaccattagctgagtgatattcttcatcttcttgtaattgaacagaaagtgttctgttcaatagtgagctaagtgtgtgtgtaaactgtatttgattctcatcatatagtgaatccttccggtggttggaagaagtggtgacgtaggagagtttctccgaacatccataaacaaactgttgtgttcttcattttctgtcatcttttcatatttcatcttgtgcttcaaacccaagtaaacaattccgccttgaatctgtttcaagtgtttacacaagtttgcgtagaatagaaagagatattaatccctaacaggatttctatcaaaccgtttttcataagccttcatcattagccagaccccgtctttattgataaagccgatcctaccaatttgaatgtttttattttcaggatccgtttGAGGCTACTAATGGTCCTATTGATTCTTTTCGAAAGATCGAGTTGGGACACGCCaagcagatatgggatagatggcgctcggatttgaacaatgaatatatccgcgtccatcaaagagacgaggcggcggtactgaccaatcctccaccagactacgatcgagatgattgggagtttgtgtgtcgcaaccatttttttgcggaaaaatttaaggtgcggtttcataattcaaataaaatctgatattagttattctaactttattttgtttatttgaaattcagaAAACCGGCAAATATTGTTAACAGAAAGAAACTaaaattcccacatcatacgggaagtagaccgtttggtcaagttgaagaagagttggtaagtacattatttgtaataacttaatataaagattgttattaattatataaattttttatttcaacagacgattgaaatgggacgggcaccatctgtcgttgaagtgttcaaaaggacccgtaccccaaaaacgacaaaagaaaacccaactccCGTCCTAGACGAACgtgtgcaagagaaaattgtaagtgaattgaatttaaataaattatttataactagtttatttattattatataaatgacaaattatttcaaatgtgcaggttgagatggagggaGTAACGAACCGAAAATATCCGACTTTGAGTTGATGGAGAGAGTGTTCGGACGCCAAAAGCAAGGGGGAGtattcggtatgggatcaggcgtccgacccacacactttcgtgaggatcttCGTAGTTCcaacaattctcaacgagccactgatcgattgtttgaggagaatcaaagaatggcgatggaactggaggaattgaagaaaagggatgaagaaaaaactcaaacgaTTAATCAAATACAAGCGAAAAAGGTAGAATTAATTTCAAGAATGGATAGGGAAAGTGCAAAACAGGAGAAGGaaaggttagaattgaatgcaagattagagagtttttaaatatttatgcggcaatatcaaccacctcctccccaccagctaattctaAGACGTTTTGACtgtatgaattgattgaatagGTTTAATGgttaatgtaaaacatgttgtttggatgattggtttgagaattttggaatgatcatttgttttatgaatgtatttgttttatgaattgattggtttggctgaacaggtttcggttgagcacaaaacaatcaggctattttgtaaattttgtaaggaaaaaccgaaagttaaatggaatctttcggtttttcttcgaaggtcaaaaccgagagttcttcatatacctctcggttatatgtgaaaaggaaaaaccaaaagttaattggaaaactttcgggttttctttaaagggaaaaaccgaaagttaattgaacaactttcggtttttcttcaaagagaaaaccgaaagttatttgaataactctcggttttcttcaaatggaaaaccGAAGTTTAATTGAATAACTCttgatttttcttcaaagggaaaaaccaaaagttaattAAACAACTTTCGGgctttccctttgaagaaaaaccgaaagttttccataCAACTGTCGGTTTTTCTCTCGgttatctaaaccgaaaactctatgatatctctcggtaaacgcccaattatttttaacgatAGAGTCAATACCGAAGGATGGCGAGAATTACTTTAACTCTCGGAATtgggtctataccgaaagttatagggtcaaaaccgagagtttttactctcggttttgacccttttttcACCAGTGATAGTTGTTgtaattagtcctataaataccttaaAGGTATTCCTTTAttggtttttaattttttaatgactttgaacagcattaatttaacacatttgataaccttaaaacattacacaatccatatgatcaaactttatacacattcatatgatcatcaaacacaaacatacatatacacttctttatataatcaaacacaatcttcATCTTTAAAAAACAgcacacacttgattagattagttaggagtctagattagtaggtgaaaaaccaattaatttaacaaattatgaaatgGTAATaacgaaagttaatggtataactttcagttttgatttgtatttgcgaaagttttgaataaacctctcggtcctaacctTAAATAGAATgtttttgggaagggtcaaaaccgaaggttcatttgaaaaccttcggttttgacccttacccatacttagaattttttcttctttttttaaaacaaaggtcaaaactgaaggttcatttgaaaaccttcggttttgacccttacacatacttagaattttttatgtttttttaaacaagggtcaaaaccgaaggttcatttgaaaaccttcggtttttacccttacccatatttagaatttttttcttctttttttaaacaaatgtcaaaaccgaaggtttctttgaaaaccttcggttttgacccttacccatacttagaattatttctgtttttttaaacaagggtcaaaaccgaaggttcatttgaaaatcttcagttttgacccttacccatacttagaatttttttcttctttttttaaacaagggtcaaaaccgaaggttcatttgaaaaccttcggtttttatccttacccatacttagaatttttttcttctttttttaaacaaaggtcaaaaccgaaggtttttttgaaaaccttcggtttttacccttacccttacttaaatttttttcttgtttttttaaacaaaggtcaaaaccgaaggttcattttaaaaccttcggttttgacccttacccatatttagaattatttttgtttttttaaacaagggtcaaaaccgaagcttcatttgaaaacctttggtttttacccttacccatacttacttagaatttttttcttctttttttaaacaaaggtcaaaaccgaaggttttcaaataaaccttcagttttaaacctacccaacacttagaatttaggtcaaaaaacgaaggttttccaataaactttagcaattaccctattttttggcaatctaataaataaaggaaaataattcataaacaatattaataaaccaaaaccaaaggataataataataattcataattatgaaagcAAAACACACCAAAATGTCAGCATTCGTATGGAAAATGtaatacataattaatcaaacaaatataatctagaaattagtAGATGTGGGGGGGAGGGGTGGTTGATtctacctcttcaacaattcaatttgttgttcgagattctctaatttTTGCGTCATTTCAACCCTGACCGCTTTAATTTTAGTAAGTAATTGACCTCTTTCTTCATTCCTCAATCGAATTTTCTCCATTTCTAGTGTCATTTTTCTCACCTCTTCTTCACGTGCCGCAGTTTTTGATGCTGCTAGCAAATTCTAGTATGACCGGGACAGTTTCTCTAGTGTGCGTCGAATACTCATCCAtgactcacccatcctaaatgcatttcatatatatatatatatatatatatatatatatatatatatatatatatatatatatatatatatatatatatatatatatatatatatatatatatatatatatatatatatatatatatatatcaaacacaataaccaaaatatatcattcatttaacaaaatctaacaaaatcatatatatttaacaaactaacctaaatctaatctaaacaataacaaatctaaatcaaactaccaaacaaataatataaactagcataaatctagataatataaactaaatgataacaaatctaaatctaataattaacaaaaacaaataaatcacgcggaaaagaagaaaaaaaaacaaataaaaaactaacctagaacggagaagaagaagaggagcgTCAGAGGCGGCTgcgcgggagagagagaaaatagagaggCGAATGAAAAAAAGAAGGGTTAGGGTATgtatttataaatgtatttaccgaaggttttagtattattttcggttttgacccaccttaaaaccgaaggttttccaataaacctttgGTAATAAGAATCAcgggatttaattttttttgtctttttttggatgagtcaaaactgaaggtttataggataaactttcgcaattaacaGTTTCAGGAAAATGTAAAAACGAAAGTTCTttaaataaccttcgcaattaatcattctctaacttagaatattttttcaattttttgggatgagtcaatTACGACGGTTTAATGGAAAACCTTCGTATTTAAACATTtcaggaaaggtaaaaccgaaagtttttggaataaccttcgcaattaaccaacTCCCAacacttacaatttttttttcattttttgggaatgtcaaaatcgagagttatttgcataactttcggtactaattagtaaaaccgaaagttttacacacctctcggaatctattttcaataacgaaatatttgttcctctcgggatcaattatgagagttttataaaattttcggTAATTTCTGTTGgtaaaggtcatttttttacCGGTgtttgtaaatcaccaagtattcaatTTAATACAATCTTATTCTCAAGCTTTGTTTCTTTCTCTAAATGTTCTTGCATTTGAGTTTTTCTTGTTTCTAAAAGGCTTACTAAGTTAGAATCGTTTTGGTCTAGCTCCCTTAATATTGAACTAAGCTTTATTTTATACTCAATAGTTTGTGTTAAGTCTATTCtttattttgaatcaaattttattCTATAATCTTTGAAAAGTTCCTTGGATGGGTAATGAATTCCTTGGATGGGTAATGGTGCAAGTTTACTgctaataattttttctttttttagaaaatgtttaATCCATTTATTAATAAAGACGGTagtaaaaactcaaataacagAAAGTGAAGAAAGACCATCTTTCAAACATTATCAATTCCAAAagaaaatacataattattactattttcattttagagTCCACGCTGGTGTAGAACATAATGAAAGTGTTCAAAACACACTACTTAATAGATtacaaaagtttttttatttactaacAAACTTCACTAAGCTCTTTTTCTTCGTCACTTTAATTCCCAAAAACTAAAACTACTAGGAGTTATTTTTGATGATTCAATGACATTATTTTGGTTGATTTGCCCGATGTTATTTGTCTACACCTTTTAATTTACAGGAAACTTTGATCCCAATCTTGCAACTAGTTTGACATTTTAGTTTTTGAATTAATGAGTAGTGAAAACAattattaacttaataaataaaatgacgGTAACTTTCAATCTAAGGTTTCAAGTATATATTACCAGTTATTACCCAGTTATTACCGTATTATTGAACCCAtccttattttatatttttatatgtgtGTTGTATCTAGTTTTTAAGTGTGAACCAAACTTTATTCTATACACTTGTgaaaaattgtgttttttttaatattatcaaaatcaagaatttatataaaattgttggtTAATTGTAACtcgtaaaatttagaatttatttaaaattgtaaaagtttaatttgaaataatattagttatatattattattatttatatataattaagattatatatacccaatttagatatatttaaatataaaattaattaaaattaataataagtaaataatcctataaaaaaaattaacatggCAAAGTAGTTCAGTGGTAaaagtcggcttaagagaccaaaaggtcaCGGATTTGATTTCATCTCGAGCGCTTTGAGTTGAAACGaggtgtcatgttagttctcctcgaataaaaaatttatatttataaaattaattatattaatttatttattgaataaatatattttttaatttataaatataatttattttttaacgtaaaatagtataaattgtaaaatcgaaattatttataaactcgtaaaattttattattgtaaattaaaatagtaagaTTTTATTACTTAAGagttaattaaaatcaaactcGTTAACCTTTTCTCAAATTGTAAAATCATACaattttaagagttaatttgaaattttaaagattttgtatAGTCTTTAATTACTTTATGACTTTTTCCATTGATAATTAATACTTAATATTGCAAATTTATACAttgatattctttttaaaaattaattcactTATTAATAAAACTAGAAACAGTACCAAAATGACAATGGTTATGTCAAATTTGGAATAGGGAATTAGAAGAATGAATTAGACAAataatatctaattaaaaaaatattacctattaaaaatattcataacaaactccttcaaaatatatatacaatgatacttaatttttaaagtgttcggattgttggatcgatcgagagttgtggttaatttgaatatatacttgggtcgaattgtagGTTGACGCGTCCATACACTTAAAACGAACGTGCAACCTAAccaacaagtacaactttttaaccaattatgctaataaaactttatattttaaattcaacaccaaatttgatgaacgcatgacgttttaaaaatataagttcaactttttaactttatattttatataatgtttaattttcaaaatgtctgTATTGTCGGATTGAGAGcggtgattaatttgaatatatatgtgagagtaattaaaaatgctatcacatttttaccgtaattttttttcttgatttttatattattactcgtatAAACGTAAGtgctaatataatataatagtctTTGGTTTAAGAAGAAACTCTAATctatttttttgtcattttaattcCCCAAAACTAAAGCTATTAGAGTTATTGCTAATGATTTAATGGAATTATTATTGGTTGATTTGTTTCATTGAGTAATGTTATTTGTCTTCACCTTTCACTTTACAGAAAACTTTGATTCAAAAAATACTCAATATTCACACTAATTTgtcatttttgtttgaaataatgagtagaaaaaattattaacttaataaCAGCATCTAGTTTCAAGTATTAATAGTCATTCtcctatttttaaaattcaaatatatttgaacCAATTCACagtcatttatttaaattaatctcaCACATTACATTAAACATCTAAGAACACATTTTGGATCAACatcaacttatttaatttaatttcatcagTATATTACATATTACACATTCTCaatcatttcaaaataattacatcaaaatatccTAAACAAGACTAGTTTTTAAGCTTCTAATCTTCTTTTTTACTGGACTAATTAATTTCCGTTCATTAACATTATCTTTGTCTTCAAACTCAGTTTACTCAACTTTGATCTTCTCCCGAAAACTTACATACATCATTTATGACACCAAAATACTAATTAGTACctaggaaataaataaaataaatttgggttaagataaataaatttataataacaaGAGGCCAAATTACAAAACTGAAGATGAACATGTGACCATTTTAGGAGAAAACCTATAACCAACTTCATTCTAGAAGCTTATTCTCAGTTCatcttaaactaattataataaagaTAGATAATATAACTGAACTGACATTGATTGTAATGTTTAAACTTTCTTAACagttttatataaatcataatagatataaatttatcaattatatttagATTGTATATGAATCCTCGTGATTCTGATTGTCTTTCAGTATTGAAAACTCCTTTGGATTGAAATACACACATACCGGGTGGTGTCCGTGCCTGAgcgcacaattcaaataaacattctGTGCCAattttttgacaaaaaaaatactaattaattcataatatatatattaattacgtaaataaataattaataatatgtatatattagtATATACATCAATTTTGGGGTCATAGAGTTTGGTGTATACATATACAAATGTATGATCCAATTATGAacaatgaaaaatgaagaatGAATCAGAAAGGAATTTCGGGAGATAAAaatctatatagaaaataagAATTTCTTAGGACAGAGAGAACCTAAGTACAAAATTAAAGTTTACTTTAGGATTGGTTAGAGCCGGTCAGAGAGATATATATGAAGGGTTTCTTTCTTTTGGGATTATgtaccattttattttatgaaaaaaaaatctgtagatataaaatatatttcagtaactaaataactttaaattttacaaatatattaataacttgTTAATGAGTTAATATGGACCTcgaatttataataaaacataatatacaAATGCAATCAAGGCTTTGGTTAATTAGATGAAAATAAATTCCAACTTAGAATTTAAATTTGTGTAAATTTGGCTACACAGTACATAAATTTTCtccaaatgatttttttttattaattaaaatactttgtatatgtaatttgttaaaaaaattttgaaaaaagaattaccaaaataaatataagttttatataGGAAACttcttattcaaaatttaaactaaaatattaggaaaaatacttttaaatatgaaaaacatattataggCATGTGAAAATTTTGGGACAGATAACTTTATTTCGGACTCATTTACatcaataaattttatcaataaatacAAATACTCTTTTGCTCTAttcacataaatatatatagatatttatttgtgtttttttttcctttggGGTATGTTATTTCaacaatattcaaaatataataaaatcataaagtaaaatttgtaacattcacaaaatttataaataaccaaaattaacttaataaataCACTAACAATTCTATTATTAGTTATtagagaaaattaaatttataagaacTATAATTATACTTTGAAACTACAgttttgtaaagtagaaaattaaatgtattgtattttttaatcacttaggaaacaaatgataaaaacttataaaaaaatatttttaattcaacttataacataatttatcaAGATCAAATGAAAAATcaccaaaatttaaaattatctaaaataaaataatagtcaaaataaaatataattaataatgccAGAACATTCAATTAGTATAAAgtcacataaaaatattattataatttatggaGTTTCCTTTacaccaaaatattatttaaatcatgtTTGATATAAATGaactagtttaattaattataaaaatgtagcATTGttcatatatttgatatacatgaactagattaaattattaaataataaactagtttaattaattattattaatttttaagtcACTGTTTTTGCACAATTATGACAACACTTAACGGCACACAACATGACATCACAAGTTGTGCCATCTTGACAAATCATTTGTGTCGGTTCATGTACCAAATTTTAATTaggaattaatatattatatatatatatatatatataatttatttgtataatataatattaaataagataataaattttaattatttttaacaatatattcaatatgatactaaaactaaataaaaatttcttttacacaaaattaaacaacttaaatcaaataagtaattaaattgaTCCCATTTTATAAttacttttgaaaattttgatagctttaattttttttatacatattactttatttataaaattattatttaataataaatataaaatacaatatatattttctttaaatttaattttaaatattaaataattaaaataaccaataattaaacaataaaataactaaaagttaaaaaaaattcaaaaattacttaattaaattacttctcattaattatatagactcataattataattggtagtttctaaaataatatttgttatttaattaatttaataaaattgaaatccaGATATTTATTGAGTGAGATAGATGTGGTGAATTGTGAACCCCACATCAGGCGGCAAAGATAAATTGTAAATCCCATTGTTTTTGAGGTTTCTGACCTAACCCATCATTACGATTTACTCTTACGCATGTCTGATTCCCCTTTCTCTATCCCTATTTCTCATATCCGACCaacccaagaagaagaaatcacAATTTTTGTATATCATATCATCTCTAACATGGGTTTCTCGTCCTACAATATATAGGAAAGAATCAGAGAGATAGCATATGCAAGAATAATGGGTTATTGTCCATGCTTTGGCAGGAAGAAGTCAGTCCAAttgaagagagaagaaaagCCAGAATTCAATTCATCCACAGTTCTTAACCTGTCTGAATTCTCATCTGGTTAGTCATCCaccattttttcaatttatttatttagctGAAAGATTGAATCTGATTTGTTTcgaattttttaatgaaaacacACAGTTTTCCCTATGGAATACTAGCTTTATATACCTTGTTTGCTCTGGATTATAACTGATGAGTTTCTTTAATAAAACACAATAAGCATCCAGAGCTAGTTCGGGTTTTGCTTTAAAACTCAAGGAGTTAAAGGGTTTGTGTTTTCATGAAAATTGGCAGTATAACTTTTGATCAGTCCATTTGACAGTTCttatttattcttcatatatGGTCTATGTTCTTGAATGCAGATAAACCAAACGCAATAGAACCATCACTTTTGATTGATACTCTTGAATCTAGTCATCAATCACTTTTGATTGATCCTCTTGAATCTAGTCATAGATCGAATGCAGATCAATCAAACACAGATGAAGAGTCAAGACCCGAACCATCACTTTCGATTGATCCTCTCGATTCCAGTAGTAATCAATCCATTACATTCAGATATAGGGAGCTAGCAAAGATAACAAATGATTTTAGGATCTTGATTGGTCAAGGAGGTTTTGGCATGgtttacaaagggaagattgaAGGTACAGGTCAGGTAACTTTTGATTATCTAATACtgaatgtttttttcttctcattaGCTTGTCTGTCATCCTTCTAACATTAATAAATCAGCCATTTTTTTTGTGGGTGGCAGTGTGTTGCTGTTAAAAGACTAAATGAGACAAGTTTTCAAGGGGACAAAGAGTTTCTTGTAGAGGTTCTTATGCTCTCTCTTTTACGACATCCTAATCTTGTCCACATGATTGGTTACTGTGCTGAAGGAAATCAACGGCTACTTGTTTATGAGTTCATGCCCTTGGGTTCATTAGAAATGCATCTTCACGGTAACATGTCAGTTGTGCTCATGTCAATTGTGCACCCACCAcctttataagtttttttttgtgtgtttttgaaattttcttcTAATAGCTAATCCTTTATTAACTGCCAACATGGATCTCTTGATATAGGTTGAAAATGCTTTATGattctctaaaattatttattctccATTTTTTGGAAAGGGTTATAGTTATAATTAACAGGAATATGACAGATATTGCACCCCATTGAAAACTAAACTTAGTGAGACCAAAATTcagaaatttatttatgtttatgtaatccagatacaaaaacaaattaaaaagtattttcaaatgAGGCCCCATGTGAATTCATACTAGATCACATTTGAAAACAAGAACTTATTGAGACACTCattcaaaaatttatttgtagTTTCTCATTTGAATCCAAATTCAGATCCATTTTGTTTATGCATTCGGATCCATATGAGAAAcaacaaatacattttttaatctaTCTCtaactaattttagtttttaaacataatctccttcacatactttttttttatctaaaattttgtaACCAGATGTTTCCAAATGGGCATTTTCGTTTAAATTACTTGATTTTCTTCAAAGTTGATTGAAAATATGAACTTTCTTGTTTATAATCTCTTTTCAATATTCCCATGTTTATCAAATATAAGTATAATGGTGAAATTAACAAAAGCTTTTATTTTGCAGAACTAGAACCTGGAATGGAGCCATTAGATTGGAACACTAGAATGAAGATAGCATTAGGTGCAGCTTATGGATTGGATTACTTACATAATGTAGCAGATCCTCCTGTTATATACAGGGACTTAAAATCTTCTAACATATTATTGGATAACGATTTCATCCCGAAACTTTCCGACTTTGGCCTTGCAAAATTCGGGCCCGAAGGTGATGACTCACATGTATTAACTAGAGTCATGGGCACTCAAGGCTATTGTGCTCCTGAATACAGCCTGACCGGAAAATTGACCAAGTATTCTGATATCTATAGTTTCGGTGTAGTCATGTTAGAACTTATTACGGGTAAAAAAGCGTTTGATTCGTCTAGAGAACGTGGAAAAGAGAGTTTAAGTTATTGGGTAATTTTCTCAATCAAAGACTATGTTCAATTAATTGGTTCCATTTGGACACTTTATGGAACTGGTCAGATCTGGGCACTTTCGAAATCACTTTCTAGAGCATGGAACTGGGTCAGATTTAGGCACATTTGAAATCACATTGGTTTTGGATGATAAAATTTGGATAAAGCTTTTTGAAAACACTTTATTTTCAATGATCTTATCCAAATGTTGATTTAGATGacataatattttgaaacataaCTTAATCTGacatattcaaaattttgttaatgTTTCTAGTCTAGACCCAGATTCAAAATGTGTTTTTAAATGCcacatctatatttttttatttgaaaacacattTAGGTGTGGATACAAATTAGATTgcaacatattaaaaattttactaATGATTtcatatatgtatttaaataagaatgtgttttcaaatgggttCATGTTTGTACTTTTTGTTAATTACTTTATTGTTGTTGTGCAGGCGTGGCCTTTGTTAAGAGACAGGAAGAATATATTTCAATTGGCTGACCCATCATTGAACGGTCAATTCCCCAAGTCAGTTTTTCGAATGGCGGCTGAAGTGGCATGCTTGTGTCTACATGAGCATGGTCGTTCTCGTCCCGGGACTA is part of the Impatiens glandulifera chromosome 1, dImpGla2.1, whole genome shotgun sequence genome and encodes:
- the LOC124918504 gene encoding probable serine/threonine-protein kinase PBL7 — translated: MGYCPCFGRKKSVQLKREEKPEFNSSTVLNLSEFSSDKPNAIEPSLLIDTLESSHQSLLIDPLESSHRSNADQSNTDEESRPEPSLSIDPLDSSSNQSITFRYRELAKITNDFRILIGQGGFGMVYKGKIEGTGQCVAVKRLNETSFQGDKEFLVEVLMLSLLRHPNLVHMIGYCAEGNQRLLVYEFMPLGSLEMHLHELEPGMEPLDWNTRMKIALGAAYGLDYLHNVADPPVIYRDLKSSNILLDNDFIPKLSDFGLAKFGPEGDDSHVLTRVMGTQGYCAPEYSLTGKLTKYSDIYSFGVVMLELITGKKAFDSSRERGKESLSYWAWPLLRDRKNIFQLADPSLNGQFPKSVFRMAAEVACLCLHEHGRSRPGTSEIVRALEYLISHPHFLTRKSKKMRDMVTTTGEEEESTTMNEANLIKDLERQRAIAEAKSWGEACRGRHDGLGGIEQ